The Gemmatimonadota bacterium genome has a window encoding:
- the obgE gene encoding GTPase ObgE, translated as MFVDFAKIHVKAGRGGNGCCSFRREKNVPRGGPDGGHGGDGGHVVLQVDPGKRTLLDFQFQHLYRARNGTHGQGKDMHGRNAPDLVIGVPPGTIVKDRESGSVISDMVGDDQTLVIARGGHGGRGNSAFATSTNRAPRRWEEGHPGEERLLELELKLIADVGLVGHPNAGKSTLLSRLSAMRPKIADYPFTTLEPNLGIVKLGDYDRFVLADIPGLIEGAHEGKGLGHQFLRHVERTRILVFLLDASQPDPVHDYQVLVNELRQFNPVLLSRPALVVFSKLDLIVDRSALDGLVVDPDRAKHAGQRNNPVLAISSATGEGIPDLLGEIGQILHEIGTDSPD; from the coding sequence ATGTTCGTCGATTTCGCGAAAATCCACGTAAAGGCCGGACGCGGCGGCAACGGCTGCTGCAGCTTCCGCCGCGAGAAGAACGTGCCGCGGGGCGGGCCGGACGGCGGACACGGCGGCGACGGAGGCCATGTCGTCCTGCAGGTCGACCCGGGCAAGCGCACGCTGCTCGACTTCCAGTTCCAGCACCTGTACCGTGCCCGGAACGGCACGCACGGACAGGGCAAGGACATGCACGGACGGAACGCCCCGGACCTGGTCATCGGCGTCCCTCCCGGTACCATCGTCAAGGACCGGGAGTCCGGCTCGGTGATTTCCGACATGGTCGGCGATGACCAGACCCTGGTCATCGCCCGGGGAGGCCATGGGGGCCGCGGCAACTCGGCCTTCGCCACGTCCACCAACCGGGCGCCCCGGCGATGGGAGGAAGGTCATCCGGGCGAGGAACGCCTGCTGGAACTCGAACTGAAGCTGATCGCCGACGTGGGACTGGTTGGTCATCCGAACGCGGGCAAATCCACACTGCTGTCGCGTCTGTCCGCCATGAGACCCAAGATCGCCGACTATCCCTTCACCACCCTAGAACCCAACCTGGGCATCGTCAAGCTGGGAGACTACGACCGCTTCGTCCTCGCGGACATCCCCGGCCTGATCGAGGGCGCCCACGAGGGCAAGGGACTCGGACACCAGTTCCTCCGCCACGTCGAGCGGACCCGGATCCTCGTCTTCCTGCTCGACGCAAGCCAGCCCGATCCCGTGCACGACTACCAAGTGCTCGTCAACGAACTCCGCCAGTTCAATCCCGTACTCCTCTCCCGCCCCGCCCTGGTCGTCTTCTCCAAACTGGACCTGATCGTGGACCGTTCCGCCCTGGACGGCCTCGTCGTGGATCCCGACCGCGCGAAGCACGCGGGCCAGCGCAACAACCCCGTGCTGGCGATCTCATCCGCCACCGGAGAAGGCATCCCCGACCTCCTCGGGGAAATCGGCCAGATTCTTCACGAGATCGGAACCGACTCGCCCGACTAA
- a CDS encoding NADP-dependent isocitrate dehydrogenase — MAAKPPAGGKHITIDDRGVLNVPDQPVIPFIEGDGTGPDIWRTAQRVFDAAVDKAYGGGRRIMWHEVLAGEKAFNLTDSWLPDETVDSFREYLVGIKGPLTTPVGGGIRSLNVALRQILDLYVCLRPVRWFTGVPSPVRHPEKVDMVIFRENTEDVYAGKEQEAYSDEAARLIAFCRKQFGWEIRSDSGIAIKPVSETGSKRLIRAAVEYAIARNRKSVTLVHKGNIQKFTEGAFQKWGYELAKEEYPDRLVSWDECGGDVPEGKILVKDAIADIFLQQILTRPDEFDVIATMNLNGDYISDALAAQVGGIGIAPGGNINYKTGHAVFEATHGTAPKYANQDKVNPGSVILSGELMLRYLGWDEAADLIIQGIEKAIGGRIVTYDFARLMDGAQEVKCSEFGTAIIERM, encoded by the coding sequence ATGGCTGCAAAACCACCCGCTGGTGGAAAGCACATAACCATCGATGACCGGGGCGTGCTCAACGTCCCGGACCAACCGGTCATCCCTTTTATCGAAGGCGACGGCACGGGACCGGATATCTGGAGGACGGCACAGCGCGTTTTCGACGCCGCCGTAGACAAGGCGTATGGCGGAGGCCGGCGCATCATGTGGCACGAGGTGCTGGCAGGAGAAAAAGCCTTCAATCTCACGGACAGCTGGCTGCCGGATGAAACGGTAGACAGTTTCCGGGAATACCTGGTGGGCATCAAGGGACCCCTGACCACGCCCGTGGGGGGCGGCATCCGCAGCCTGAACGTGGCGCTGCGCCAGATCCTCGACCTGTACGTATGCCTGCGGCCGGTACGCTGGTTTACCGGCGTGCCCAGTCCGGTGCGTCATCCCGAGAAGGTGGACATGGTCATCTTCCGCGAGAATACGGAGGACGTGTACGCCGGGAAGGAACAGGAGGCCTACAGCGACGAGGCCGCCAGGCTGATCGCGTTCTGCAGGAAACAGTTCGGGTGGGAAATCCGGTCCGATTCGGGCATCGCCATAAAGCCGGTGAGCGAGACCGGCAGCAAGCGGTTGATCCGCGCGGCGGTCGAGTACGCCATCGCGCGGAACCGCAAGAGCGTCACCCTGGTGCACAAGGGCAACATCCAGAAGTTCACGGAAGGCGCCTTCCAGAAATGGGGATACGAACTCGCGAAGGAGGAATACCCGGACCGGCTGGTCAGCTGGGACGAATGCGGGGGCGACGTCCCGGAGGGCAAGATCCTGGTCAAGGACGCCATCGCCGACATCTTCCTGCAGCAGATCCTGACCCGTCCCGACGAGTTCGACGTCATCGCCACCATGAATCTGAACGGCGATTACATTTCCGATGCCCTGGCCGCCCAGGTGGGCGGTATCGGTATCGCGCCGGGCGGCAACATCAACTACAAGACCGGACACGCCGTGTTCGAAGCGACCCACGGCACGGCGCCGAAATACGCCAACCAGGACAAGGTCAACCCGGGTTCCGTCATCCTCTCCGGCGAACTGATGCTGCGCTATCTTGGTTGGGACGAAGCGGCCGACCTGATTATCCAGGGGATAGAAAAGGCCATCGGGGGCCGGATCGTGACGTACGATTTCGCCCGCCTGATGGACGGCGCGCAGGAAGTCAAGTGCTCGGAATTCGGCACCGCCATCATCGAGCGGATGTAG